DNA sequence from the Cucumis melo cultivar AY chromosome 6, USDA_Cmelo_AY_1.0, whole genome shotgun sequence genome:
ACACAAAAAGGATAAGGCATTCCATACGAGAACACACAGCAAGTATGAGGCATTTACATCGCACAAGATACATAAGATCGTCTCATTTTATTTCATCATTTCAATTTATGTTAAAATCttattcatttataaatcaCATGCATTTTAAGAAATGGGAAGCATACGAGAAATCATACAACTCTTAGTTTTCCATAGAAATACATTTAAGGATATGAAACTCATTAGACATCCTTTTATTTTTGGAAAACATTTTAGGCAACTCCTTGTCGGAATCAAGCTTGGGAAGAATCTCTAAATATCTTGAAACTCTCTCAATTCTTTCTTAAGTAAGCTTAGAGTAAAAGCAACTTCAAAATGATCGGTCTTCACCTATTTATAACTCTCATGCCGAAATGATTACTTCTGCAACAGTGAGAATGATCAAATGTCAGAACGCCATGTGTCATTGTCACTTCCTCATCCTTAATTTAGATTGGCAACAAAGTCAAATCAATCATCGACTTTCTTACACGAGGATGACGTCACTACTTCCTGGTGAAGTAAGCTCAAAACGCATAACAATTCCTTGCGATGGCCTTCATCGCGTAGATGTCTCATCGCATAGGCTATTCTTTCCACGTAAAATCTTATTGTATAAGGTAGAACGCCATTAGAGCGTCACATTCTCACAACTTAGAAATTgttctaaaattttctttttcctctctctctttcaaaacaactttttcttttttgcatgAACCTTAGGCACAAATCCATTCCCAAAGTATAATAGTCTAATAATGTGATAGgaaataaaatttttatatgTTAAAAACTATAATTAATGAACgtgaaaaattatttttttcaatttgtcTAAAATCGATCATGTAGTACTTTGAGTGTTTCTTGTTGAATTATTTCTTCAATCTTATATGTTGCAATGAATTTAGAGTAATTTTGGGAAGTACTCATTATCATTTTGCAACCAATAATTTGCTCACTTCGACAAAATTCATTACGACGTTCGATTTCACAAACCACTTTTCGTTACAACCTTAGATTTCACAAACAGTTTAGAGGTGAGAACAATTATACCAAGTAATAGTTTTAACCAATCATCTTCTGTTCCATATAATTTCAAGTTATGAATGATTAGTATTTTCAGCAAGTGTCAATTTTTAtttgagacatttttaaatatagtaaaataaactaaaatatttacaaagatTTTTGATTTATATCAATCGTAGACATTGATAGGCTTCTATTATTGTCTGTCAATATGACTGATAGAAGTATACCAATGTCTATAAtgtttatcattaataaaatctgaaattttcctatattttgtaaatactttatcaaatttgtcattttttataGTTACcctttttattttccaattacctaattattttattttatctcgAAACAAATACCTAATATTTGTAGTTTATAAACAAATTTGGTTCTTAATAAGGTtagttaatttttattttgcAACGACATAACAATTATAGTTTATACACAAGTTGGTTCCTAATAGggtgtaatgacccaactccttatactaagtcgaagtaattactaatttaaaagatatataaaatttgtaaaatttggataaaaaaataaaacaaaacctcaaaattttcatttaaaagcataaacataTGTGATTAGggataagtataaaaataaaatcctaactcgggccctatctaattttaaaaaaataaaataacaaataaagaataaaataaaatgcaaacATCAAAATCTGAATTAGGACATGAAGCGGAAGcaaaagatccctatggctcgccacggtcacttctggttgctcaccagcttgcctttgcccttacctctgcccctgcctgaaaaatataaatggaaagagtgagtataaaataatcagtaagggacccactactagtcccgctaggtgcctgttaacttcctattagagtcctgaaagtggtacccaagaactggcacgttcccaaacacgtgcaacatgtgatcccagaggaacataactggtcatcggtgatcccaaaggaatgcctaggacaatctggtctgtagtgtacctggaggaaacactaagacaatcgggctacgaacgatcccgtcgaaccactcgaatcatgtctatgtcaatgccagactagtggtcccgtcggactgtgcagtcctaaaaaggtggtgatcccgaaggacgcccatgtaggtacgactctaataggataagctaacatacaccctaaccataacatgtACGTAACAAACCATCATCACATCATCAAGTCATATCATaacatcatgtcatatcatcaCTAATTACCATGCCGTTATGCAATCTAGTTATCAATGTGCACAACTAAAAATATATGCGACCTTTTAATTTCATTCGTAGGTCtggtagtagaatctcttacctggagatttgctcaaacgAGTTCTAACAGCAAaaatcacgctttccaagcaggaaagtcctaaatggttagaaaacaccaaatttcataacttaatcatcaaacgaccaaggacccaagaattcagttgaaataacttaccctaggtcgaggttgcaacgcttgagcccttaactggagaaatTCCACGCTCCAAAATCACTTGGTCCGAACTgtcctttaagaaaaataatttaatttaacctaaaattaaattatttaagatccaaaaaatttaaatcttaattGGGTATTCCAAAACTCAATCAAGGCTTACCAAAACGGGTGAAAAAGGACCCAAAATAGGCTGGTGGCTCACAGTTAGCTGGACGGCTCGACTAAAAAGGCAGGCGCGGCTCGACTGGGAAGGCAAGCACGGCTCAGCTGGGAGCAGGCGCGATCGCGGCTACTGTTCGGCTCACGGAGAAGGGCGCGGGTCGGGTCGGTTTGCGATGCGGAGCGACTGGAGGCGCGGATCGGGCGTGCGTTTCACTCGGGAGTGGTCGACTGGGTAGGCGACACGGTGACCGGTGGAGGCGCTTGTTGACGACACCGAGggacgatcgtgacggcgagcCAGCGATCGACGGCTTGCGGTGAGGTGCTGACGGAGACGCGGCAACCGGCGAAACGATGGGGATGACGACTGCTTATGAAAGGGCTCGTGTTCCAGTTCGGATGAGATCGACGGTGGCATGGCAGATGGACGACTTGAGAACGAAGGATGGGGGCGGCCCACTGCGGACTGCAGGTCGACGACTGTGATGGAGTGGCGGCGgtggcggctagggttttaAAGGGGAAACTAgggtttcttttccttttttttccttttgtgcACGGGTCCCTATGCCTATTTAAACACCATTAATAATTCCATAttaatttctctttccttttccttaatttaaaccaacaaaacaaatattttatctCCTCAATTAAAACCCACAAAATCTCcctttttaaattcaaaatcaaccaatcacatcaatttttttccaaataaaatatcaccattagatattttcttaatgtctaataaaatcaattattcaaaaaaatcacttaattcaaaacattcaaaatttcactaactacacttaagataataaaattaaattccaaattttggggtgttacatagGGTTTATTATCTTAAAGCgtaagaaattttattaaatttctaataggGAAAcattcctaaatataacaaactactgaaatatttacgacccgtgtaacaaagtccataaatttagtcatttcttaaatattctagatttgcccttccatcattttctcctctctgcgattttttatcgtcttcttcctctgtactcatgcattttttccatctttcttttttttagatttgggtaaccaaatctatttctttttattcctgttttttttttcattgtatcgtctttcttcttttcttttttaaacatatGGTGTATaaggaatcttgaaaaaattagttaggcatttaaattagagtaaccaaaaactaaaagattttgtataaagaatgttgaaaaaattcgtctttcttcttttttacgcAGATGGTGTATAcggaatcttgaaaaaattggttagggatttaaactagagtaaccaaaattaaaagatcgtgtataaagaatattgaaaaaatcgtttataccaaattttgaaaaaaaaatcatttagatttggggatcgtgtaaccaaatctaaacgatcgtgtagccaaatctaaacgattatataccaaattttgaaaaaaaaattaaatttggaaccccaaatcgaaacgatcgtgtagtcaaatctaaacgaccgtatactaaaattttgaatttttttttttagatttggaaccccaaatctgaacgatcgtatacccaattaattaaacgatcatttaccaaattgtgttaccaaatatattacaggCATGGTTGAatggacatttttggtattttatacggtgggcctctgggctttttccattttcaaaatttttcaatacaatgtaaatatttgccacttttttatatttttgaaaagacccctttcTAATATGATTTATTGAATCCGAAGGGtaagaaattttattgaattttagTAATATATGACATGTCTGCACTAAATCTTCGTAAATAATAATGACTAAATGgtaacaaatttgaaattatagagattaaataaagagaaattttgatgaaggaaacaaaacatcaaactatttacggtctatgtaaaaaaatccataaaattaaccattttttaaatattttcggtttgtctttccatctttcttcttctcctcgctacgatttcttttatcgtcttcttttgctgcgatttctttcgtcgtctttatttttttcctcttctttttttcactacgatttttttccatcgtctttcttcttttcttctttttttcgttgcgatttctttccgtcgtttttcttcttttcctcttctatttatatgtggtttaatttttccatcgtttttattctttacctcttctttttttcttctgcgatttttttccatcgtctttcttcttttcttctttcttcttttcttctttcttcttttcttctttctttttacatcgtttaaatttgggtaacaaaatctaaactatcatatacaaaaaaatagcagaatctaaaagatcgtgtataaagtatctaaacgatcgtgtaaaaaaaagtaaacaatggtgtaaaaaaaacaaatcattctgcaaataaatctaaacgatcacgtaccaaaataattaaaaaaatcgtttatccaaatctaaacgatcgtgtattaaagaatcttgaaaaaataaatgatcatgtagacaaatctaaacaatcgtgtaaaaaaataatctaaacgatagtgtaaaaaaaagtaaacaaccGTGTAACCAGTTTTAAACATAACCATttgtataaccaaattaaacgataaaattaaaaaaataattatcaaattaaatctaaacgattatgtaccaaataaaacgatcatgtaaccaaattaaatgatagaattaaaaaaacaattgtCAAATTAGATgactaaatctaaacgaatgtaccaaatagccaaatctaaacgaccatataccaaatatattattttacacTATGAATCTatgagctttttccgttttcagaatcgttatatacagtataaatattttgccactttatTCTATTTATAAAATGATCCCTTAAATAAGTGGtataatttatttgtttgaaaTAATCCGGCAAAATTCTAATTAACGCaaagaaaatatatgaaaaCCCAAGATGAAAACACGAGCAATAAAcatagatttatatgataaactTTTCGATCTCTCACCTTTCACCCCACAGTATAGAAGGTTTCTATTATATAACATTCTCTATGCTCATTTATTTGATGGAATTATTAACATTATAAGTTCGTATGAACAGTTTGGCCAGTCCAAATACTTAAAAGAGTACAAGTATTTTTTATGAACTACCACTTTCACCACACACAAAAAATCTGCGGACATTAAAATCCtttgatcaatttttttttagtgCTCCATATTGGTGGCAGTATGAACACAATGGACCTGTAACTTGGATCCTCTTCAATTTAGCAATCAGTAGGCAGTGTGAATAAAAGAATCAAAACAGCACAAAGTCAAAATCGAATAAACGAATCGGTAAATATTATATAGCTAAGTATGTTAAAACAAACAATAATACATAATCAATGGGCAATCTTAGGATTGCTAATTCTAAACCAACAATAGGCACTACAAATATCCATGATGCTACAACGAATAGAAGTTTTGAATACTCTCCAGCAATAGCTGGATTCAAGAGCTTCTAAACCAATTTACAATGATACATCGGGATATCCAACACACAAAGTGAATACAGTGGTAATATTCACAGATATTACCCCATAGAAATTGGTCATTTGTTTGTGAAAAGCTGAAAGACAATGGAGGAAGGATTCAGAAAGGGCTAACCATTCGTGCCAATCTTATCAATACCTCTGGAACAAGGCGCGGTTTTGGTGGTGCCATAGAATCCTTTGCAAGAGCTTCCTCGTCACCAGCATGTAATATGGCAACTATTTGATCAAAAAGTTCATAATTGCCTCCACGAAATGGATCCTGAAAAAAGATGACAAAAAGTTTCACAAAATGACCATGTAGAGAGATGCAAGAAGGAATCTTTCATCTTCCCAAGTACCACACGAAACCAAGCTAAcaatcaactttttttttctctgttgAAATATAATGGTTAAGCTCCTCTCCTTTTTGTAAGTTTATATAGGTATACACACTTTTAGTTAAATATATCAAGTCACGAGTTTGTTAAAGGACCTGTAGAAAATAAAAACAGGCAGATAAAAAGATAAACCACCTTTTTTACCCCTTCTCTTCCTAAATCTTTAATGACAATTCTGTGAAAGTCAAAAAACCTAAAAATGGAAATAATGTATTGCATTCGGGTCAATCTTCCTCCATAGCATAAATACAGTGGATAAATTTTAGAGAAAATGTACGCAtgagaaaataattattttttcccTCAAAGAAGTTTGTGCGTGTGTGCACATGTCAAGCTTACGCTGAGTCACTCCTGTAGGAGGGTTACAAAGTACAAATGAGAATAACCAAAAGACAAAATATCAGAAGCTACAATAGGGCCTTGAGGTCAGCTTACTTGAAGGAACAAATCTGTGTGAGTTTTTCCCTCATAGAGAAATAAGTCAGCTTGTGCCCCTGCTTTCCGAAGTGTCTCCGTGAAAGTTTCactgaaattttgaaattagcATCTGGAAGTTAAAAGGACAGAACTTATTCATCCAACCATGAGAATatgattctatttttttatgCCAAAGCGATTCTTGAAGTTGGACATAATTGGATTCCTTTTACTGGTTTCATACCTATGCATAATTTATATACTAGTATGAGAGCAGGAGGTGATTAGCAAGCATCTATTATAAGATTCCAGAAAAGCTTTGAGatcttaataaataaaagacGGAACATACTTTTTTCCCTTTCCGTTCCAACTACACACTTACACCgctaaaagtattttttttttttcacataaTCACCCATTTATACAAAATTAAAGGTTACAACCACTTGCACCATTCCAAAAATTAAAGATAATAGGTCACTTTAAATATTTGATTAGGGTTCATTTGATATCAATTCAATAAGAGAAACAAACTAACCTGGCACCAAATGGGATTGAATAATCACCCGTGCCGTGGAAAAGAACAAAAGGAGGTAAACTGGAAACAACATCACTAACACTAGGATCTTGGATTCTTATTTCCGGGGAAAACTGGGACAAAGATTCTTCACCTTCCATTATGCTACAGAGAATAAAAGTGGCTCAAATTGTGAAAAAGAATAAGTTGACATAAACCAGTCAGTTAATGAAGAGAAAATAGACATTTTGAACCTACCTCAAAAAGACAGAACGATATAGACCCCTACTATCAAAGTGATCAACTAGTTTCAACAAGTTATACCTGTTCACAGAATTCAGAAAAGAAAACTTAAGTACAGGGTCCTCATCCATGAGCCAAATAAGAAGGAAAATTGCACAATAATCAATAACTGGGACTTTATAAAgtaatgaaataaaatatgaaagagCAATGGTCAAATAAAGGTGTTTCTACTACTTTCTAGCAAGACTACATTTTGATTAATGAACTGTTGTGAATTCAGTCCTCAAATATATAGGCCTCAGCTTTTAAAATCTATATAACGAACGGCCTTCCCCTTGTCCCCTCATATAGATAATAGAATTTGAGAGGAGTTACAAGATTTATAAACCACTGGCATGAAGAAGGATCAGCCACCTGGAGGCGTTTCAGTTTATATCATAACGTCCCTTGAGCTATATTTTGGAAGGAAAGTAAAAGAATTTACCCAGCCAAAagccaataaaaaaaatgattatagAATCTATTGAATGGGATGAATTTGTTGAAGCAAATAAATACGAAACCAAGACTTATGTGGAAATAATAGGTACAATGAGGGAGAATATatagaataaaaaagaaaaagatttagGAATTAGGGTAAATCTTTCCATAAATACCCTATGGGCCAAGCCCCAGAGATGAGAAGTTAGAGAGGTTACACAACCACCAGCcatttttattacaaaaaatcCAGAAAAGTTATGGACGTGTAAGGCTCAAATTCTCCTCACCCTATTCTATTCAATTCTGACTGGCACTTTCTGAAGCACGTACAAAAAGTACTTCATCTAAGTGGTCTTtataaaagaagagaaaatataAGATTGGCAACAAAGCATGTGATGTCCAATCATAGACAAACGAAAGAGGCTTGGAATTATTGATCATATAATTTCATGGGAATTCCTTAACTGCCACAAGAAAGACACAGTTGTAGAAAATTACCCTCCAGATAAACCAAAATAAGCTTTTATTTGGGAGACGCTCCAATCTACACTCTCTCCTTTTCTGGCTTCGTTGATTGCTTGATTCAAGAGGGCACAAACAGAAATATGTGCACCAGCTGATTGTCCCATCAGAAAGATTCTATTAAGATGAggcaaaataaaataataaggtGGTGAGCATATGATGAAGGatgaaagaaatgaagaaatcattCAGTCACCTGTCCAGATCTCCTCCATAGTCTGCTATATTCTGGCATACAAATGAAATCCCTTGAGAAACATCTTTCACCATGTCACTGATTGTACCCTGAGGAAAGTTTCTGCAAATTACAGAGTTATGAGACTAAGATAGAAAACCAAGACACGGTCATAACAAGGACATGTTTACTAAAATAGCACTCTTCAAGAAACTATTATTTCTATGCCAGAGAAATTTGAAGTTCCCTTATGCATTTATAGAAACGAGTTTCCTGTATTTAACTCTCAAAATTTATTATGTCAGCTAATTATGCTTAACAATCATTTGACACGTACCTAAGAAGTTTCAACTTATATTAACTTCTAACAACTAGATTTGACAGATATCCATTGTACTAATAAATAGCACACATGCCCAAGAAACTACTAGTATTATTTGTACAAATAGATTTGTCAGAGAAAGTGTCCAACATGTAGGACACAGATACATCACCCAAACTAAAGGTCTAAGTTTTCTTAGGCTAATGCATGCCATTCAGACAAGTTTCTTGTACCCATCATTCTTCATTCAAATAAGTCTAATAGAGAACCATATAAACCACCAGTCTCCCCCCTGCCCCACAGAAGAAAATAATATTAACAATAATGAAGAAAGGAAGAGAGAGAAGAGTTTAAAAAGTTCATCGTAGTAATGCTTGAACATAATGCATTACCTATAGTCAATGGAGGCTACAATGACGTCTCTCTCTGCCAACTGCAGTCCTAAAAGTGCTCCCCATGCTTTATTCCTAAATCATTaacaaatattaatattatattgcCAGATAGCGAAACTAAGATGCAAAAAGAGCTTCCATGAAGATAATTAAACAAATCAATTTACTATGTCGGTACATAACCTTTCAAAAAAAGGTGGTTTGGCCATTTTAGTTTTTTCATAACTTATAAGGTTGCCGAGGATGTAAGTTTTTCATTCCCCATACCCCATAACCCACACCAAAAAGAAATACCTCTTGGAGAAAATGTTTACAAAAAGATGGAAaagaatataattattatgtggtTATTCCAGCTATAGCCCTTCTGAAGAAAACTTGgaaagaaatattatttttgaGTATCTTGACTAGTTATCTTCAGGATTCTCGATATTTTTTCCTTCCTATCCTCCATTTGGATCACTCAAAGAGCTTTTGAAAACATTCTTCTCTTAATTAAGGACAACAAACTAACCAGTGTCAGAAAAGTCTAAAGAATAAAATCATGTAGTGTATTGtagtaataaaattttatagCTTAGAAAAAGAGCATTTGTAAGACCTGAATGAAGCCAATGCCAAAAATCATTTTAGGACGGACATGCATAATCATCTAGTCTACACTTACCCAATAATCCAAGCTCCACCGCTAACAAATATTACAACTGGTTTCTTTTTATCAGTATTTGTAGGTAGATACAAATCCAAGCTGAAACATCATCCAAaacaagaagagaaaaaaagtcATGAATTGGATAATGGTCAACATAGAAAAAAGCAGACTTAACAATTACCTGTTGTAGAACACATACCTATTTCTCGGTTGAGTTCCATAAATAATATCTCTCCGAACCTGACTTGAGAAGTAATAATCATACATAACTGTTGTAAACAAAAGGTAATCAGATATGTGAATTTATCCAGGACATGCAAATGTTTCCAATAATAGCATTTCAGTAAAATTTCTGTAAGTCGAGATGGCAACATTTATATGAGGTCatgatattttctttctttagaCTAACTAAAATGTTGAAATGAGTCCAAAATTGCAGGTTGTGTGACCACATTGAATTTCTGTAAGTCGAGATGGCAACATCAATGAATTTATTATCAGAGAAAGTCATGCATACTTAAGTTTCAAATAGCTGATCAACTTATATTTTTCCAACAAATTTTCTATTATAATAATTATCTTGGATTTTGTTCATCCTCTCACTCCTCTCTCTACATGTATCTCCCTTTATCCCCCTTCCTTCCCCCACCCCCTTCATttttaagtttcttttttttcacaGCTAATTTGAATTCTCTGAACAATTTGTTGTAAACATGATAGCCACTATCCAGCCAGAGGGCTGCTATGATCATGAGAGTATACAAACTCAGAAAACTGTCCAAGTTTAAAGTGATTTCAATATAGTTCATTATACTTTACTCATTAAATACAAAGTGTATCTATCCCTCGCACCTGAGTTAAAATCTTTATCCTTACCAAAAACTGAGTAATCAAGAATATTTGGTACAAAACAAATTGGATAATTCTCATCCATTTACACATAAGAGACAGAGACGCTGTTTTGAGTAGAGTATTGATGTTAGAAACATGATTGTATAGCCTATCATCTGTTATGGGTTGGCGTTGGCCCTAGAAGATTATTGGTGCAGAGACCCCCTTTGTCTAACAGATAACAGAGAATTATTAAGTGATCAATTTGTGCAGCTACTAGTTGAGTCTCCTTttacactatttttttttttttaacttctaaACACGGTTGAAACTTGTAAATAGTACATAAAGTACAACATGAACCTCTCGTTTCCCATAGAAAAGTCATATAAGGAAAAATAAAGAGCAGGGGATGTTATGAACCAACCAGCATGAGATTGATCTAGTCATGGAAGGGCTAAGGATTATGAGAAGTAACCCTAGACACCATTTTCTTACAAAAGATTTACATACTACAAGCTTCATTAGATTAAATATCATAAAACTTGACCATCGGTCGAGTGAGTTTACTCAACGTACAAAAATGATCATAAGAACGAGATTGATAGCTAGAAGGTGTTATTCAGAAGTTAGTGAGGAAGGACGTCAAAGAGGGAATGTGGCCTTCACCAATTTTACAGGCTACGGAGGAAAGAACATGACTAAGTTGAGCAGAGGCTTCTATTGGTGCTTTAATTTGTATTCCCCGCACGCAATTTTATATTAAAGACAACCAAATTCTAATAAGATTTTACAGGACAAAAAGAACTGTTCAAAGCAAAAGACACTTATGCAATAAGTGGTCAAAAAAATACCTTGAAGAAAACCGGGCATAAGAAGGATGGCATATACTGCAAGTGCAGTTAATCGTACGACCCACCGGTACCCTACCCTGAACGAAAAGAAGGGATCATGATACAGGGAGAGAGAGGACGAGCCCATTGAACAAGCAAAACTAATATTCATTTCGTAAAGATtccataattaatttaaaattttaccgATCCTCCTGTTCAAACgaaagaaattaataaaataagagaTTCCATGATTAAAGTGATCCCCAGGAGCAGAAAGCATGAAACTATAAGCTATGATATAAGATCCTTTCCATTATAGAAAGAAAATTTGGCATCCTGTTAGGTCTTTGCAAATTCTAATTACAGGAAGAACCCGCCGCAAATTCAGGAGATAATCCAAGTCATAGTTACATTCACCACTTAACCAGAACATTCAGGCTTCCAAATAATCGACAAAAAGAGATGGAGAGCAGAGAGAATCCATTTCCACATTACCCAAGAGATCGAAGGAGAGTGAAGCTCAGGCGAGTAATGAGAAAGGTTTCCGCAGCTGCATGGCCAAAATCTCGACTAAAAGACTGCTGACGCCGTAGCACTTGGGGCTTTCCAACGCCGAGACGGCGGCGCAACTGGTGGTGGAAAATCCCAATCGGATAAGTGAGCATCCTGGAAAGCAGAGGGCGAGTCTCGGTGGAATCATCCTCGTCAAAACGAATCCCTTGGCCGGAAAACTTGACGACAGGGCGGAGCCGGTCAGCCGGAGCCGCCATGGACGGGCGGAGGAGAGGACGGAAGGGAAGGCGATCCGAAGGGGAAAACGGGAGGGGGGAATTAGAGATTCAGATTTGAAAAATTGGAAGCAGTTTTCACTTTTGAGATCAAATGGTCTGAGTTTGGTTTCAAAATGGAACAGATTGGAAAAAGCTGTCAGATTGGAAGGgtaagaaataaacaaataaaagaatgGGGAATTTTTGGAAGTTTCAAAATTCGAATAAGATTGCCACGTGTGCAATGCCTATGTGGCATACCGAATAATAACGATCACTTTGTCTGATAAGACACCCATTTGATGAGAgtcccttcaaaatttcaaacttcATATTCATTATCATTTGTTATTTATCATTTCCATATGCTTCTACACTACACAATACGCTGGGAATTGGATTCTTATAAATTAAGGTTTTTCTTCATTATTAATTAcctcaatttatttattttttccttttttttctttcatggACCATACATCCTCTAATATCAAATTGCTGTGGatagtaaaataataatagtaataatttaatatatttacgaAATATAACTAAAAAAGAAGTCAAATCAACTACAAATAATTTAATGAATTTTActgtattttaaaaatagttgtaatattttgtcaagaaTGTGAGAAGAACGGTCCATTTAACTTAACtagaaaaaattatatttttaaacaaattatttattttctcttttgatAAAAAGTAGTactatttgaaaatattttgaaattatatttaaaatgatcatcaaacatttc
Encoded proteins:
- the LOC103500145 gene encoding isoprenylcysteine alpha-carbonyl methylesterase ICME, encoding MAAPADRLRPVVKFSGQGIRFDEDDSTETRPLLSRMLTYPIGIFHHQLRRRLGVGKPQVLRRQQSFSRDFGHAAAETFLITRLSFTLLRSLGVGYRWVVRLTALAVYAILLMPGFLQVMYDYYFSSQVRRDIIYGTQPRNSLDLYLPTNTDKKKPVVIFVSGGAWIIGNKAWGALLGLQLAERDVIVASIDYRNFPQGTISDMVKDVSQGISFVCQNIADYGGDLDRIFLMGQSAGAHISVCALLNQAINEARKGESVDWSVSQIKAYFGLSGGYNLLKLVDHFDSRGLYRSVFLSIMEGEESLSQFSPEIRIQDPSVSDVVSSLPPFVLFHGTGDYSIPFGASETFTETLRKAGAQADLFLYEGKTHTDLFLQDPFRGGNYELFDQIVAILHAGDEEALAKDSMAPPKPRLVPEVLIRLARMVSPF